Part of the Fibrobacterota bacterium genome is shown below.
CGCCGGCGATCCCGGTTTCGCCGCCTCCTTCGCGGAGCATATCGGCCGCAACGAAAACGGCATCCTGCTGACCGACTCGGGAACCTCGGCTTTGTACGTCGTTTTCCGCGCCGTGGCCGCCTTACGGGGCCGGGGGGGCCGGGGGCGCGTGGCGGTGCCGGCGTGGTGCTGCCCATCGGTCCCACAGGCGGCCCTCCAGGCCGGACTGGAACCGGTGCTGGTCGATCTCGATGCGACCACCCTGGCGTACGCGCCGGATTCCCTGGAAGCGGCGCGCGCGCATCCCTCCGGGCTGGCCGCCGTCCTCCTGGTGCATTTCTTCGGAAGGGAGGCGGTCCGTCCCGGCGGCGACTGGGGCGAGGTCCTATTCATCCGCGATTGCGCCCAGGACTTCGATTACAATCCCGCTCCGCTGGAATCGGCTCCTTGCATCTATAGCTTCGGCCGCGGCAAGGCGCTGAACGCCGGCCACGGGGGCGCCCTATGCCTCCCGCCCCCGGGCCCCTTCGCCGATGCCTGCCGCGGCGCCTACGCGGAGCTTTCCGTCAGCGGCGCGCGGCCCTTGGCCAAAGCCCTGGCCATCAACGTCCTCTCGCGTCCCCGCCTGTACTGGGCCGTCAGGGCCCTGCCCGGCCTCGGCATCGGCGCCACCGTTTGGGACGCGCCCTTGTCCTTCGCCCGCCTATCGCCCGCCTTCCCGCGCTTGGGATCGGCCTGCCTGGAAGGCTACCTGCAACGCCGGAACGGCTATCGCGGTTTGATCGCGCGTTACCGGGCCTTGGCCCTCGCCTGCGATCCGGCGCGGGCGCG
Proteins encoded:
- a CDS encoding DegT/DnrJ/EryC1/StrS family aminotransferase, whose product is MAFFALPPSGNATPPAFLLRAGDPGFAASFAEHIGRNENGILLTDSGTSALYVVFRAVAALRGRGGRGRVAVPAWCCPSVPQAALQAGLEPVLVDLDATTLAYAPDSLEAARAHPSGLAAVLLVHFFGREAVRPGGDWGEVLFIRDCAQDFDYNPAPLESAPCIYSFGRGKALNAGHGGALCLPPPGPFADACRGAYAELSVSGARPLAKALAINVLSRPRLYWAVRALPGLGIGATVWDAPLSFARLSPAFPRLGSACLEGYLQRRNGYRGLIARYRALALACDPARARAAGAALESAGTELESVPVRFPLLFEDAALREQFHAAVKARFGGVTRMYPAILAELPGAPRDLAGADGDPYDPKAFPGARRVAREILTLPVAADLMGREDAFLAYLEGLLRKAGALRAPVADAKGMEPGGARAGSGTEVPAGAEGRDWAPGRERVSRPALFPAP